A part of Streptomyces sp. DSM 40750 genomic DNA contains:
- a CDS encoding NUDIX domain-containing protein: MTNKTVGVDIPDRRGRTGLDRTGRDLTGNPRVKVRDVTLLSSHWYVERTTTFDFQHADGTWSTQERETHDRGNGATLLLYDAERETVLLTRQFRYPVYVNGHPDGMLIETPGGLLDEEDEHPEVAVRREVVEETGHTIGEIQHVFDIYMSPGSVTERVSFYAASYGPSTRTHEGGGLDEEGEDIELVELPFRRALEMIRRGEIADAKTIMLLQWAALEGPFSAGSGS; encoded by the coding sequence ATGACCAACAAGACCGTCGGCGTAGACATCCCTGACCGCCGGGGCCGCACCGGACTCGACCGCACCGGCCGGGACCTCACCGGCAATCCGCGGGTCAAGGTGCGGGACGTGACACTGCTGTCCAGCCACTGGTACGTGGAGCGCACCACGACCTTCGACTTCCAGCACGCCGACGGCACCTGGAGCACCCAGGAGCGCGAGACGCACGACCGGGGCAACGGCGCCACCCTCCTCCTCTACGACGCCGAACGCGAAACCGTGCTGCTCACCCGGCAGTTCCGCTACCCGGTGTACGTCAACGGCCACCCCGACGGGATGCTCATCGAGACACCGGGCGGTCTGCTCGACGAGGAGGACGAACACCCCGAGGTCGCCGTGCGGCGCGAGGTCGTCGAGGAGACCGGACACACCATCGGCGAGATCCAGCACGTCTTCGACATCTACATGAGCCCCGGCTCGGTCACCGAACGCGTGAGCTTCTACGCCGCCTCGTACGGCCCGTCGACCCGCACCCACGAGGGCGGCGGCCTCGACGAGGAGGGCGAGGACATCGAGCTCGTCGAACTGCCCTTCCGGCGGGCCCTGGAGATGATCCGCAGGGGGGAGATCGCCGACGCCAAGACCATCATGCTGCTGCAATGGGCGGCGCTGGAGGGGCCGTTCAGCGCCGGAAGCGGATCCTGA
- a CDS encoding AIM24 family protein, whose protein sequence is MKSDLFSNENMVQPAYAPGMSVQNAKSIKYAVNGEMLARQGAMIAYRGNLQFERKGQGVGGMLKRAVTGEGLPLMAVRGQGEAWFAHEAQNCFVVDIEPGDVFTVNGRNVLCFDASLSYDIKTVKGAGMTGGGLFNSVFTGQGRLGLVCDGNPLVIPVSPQLPVFVDTDAVVGWTAHLNTSLHRSQSFGSMIRGGSGEAVQLKLEGEGFVVVRPSELTPQKAQQH, encoded by the coding sequence ATGAAGAGCGATCTTTTCTCGAACGAGAACATGGTCCAGCCGGCGTACGCGCCGGGGATGAGCGTGCAGAACGCCAAGTCGATCAAGTACGCCGTCAACGGCGAGATGCTCGCCCGGCAGGGCGCGATGATCGCCTATCGCGGGAACCTGCAGTTCGAACGCAAGGGCCAGGGCGTGGGCGGCATGCTCAAGCGGGCGGTCACCGGGGAGGGGCTGCCGCTGATGGCGGTGCGCGGTCAGGGCGAGGCCTGGTTCGCGCACGAGGCACAGAACTGCTTCGTCGTCGACATCGAGCCGGGTGACGTGTTCACCGTCAACGGCCGCAACGTGCTCTGTTTCGACGCCTCGCTGTCGTACGACATCAAGACCGTGAAGGGCGCCGGTATGACCGGTGGCGGCCTGTTCAACAGCGTCTTCACGGGGCAGGGCAGGCTCGGTCTCGTCTGCGACGGCAACCCGCTGGTCATCCCGGTCTCGCCCCAACTGCCCGTGTTCGTCGACACGGACGCGGTCGTGGGCTGGACCGCCCACCTCAACACCTCGCTGCACCGCTCCCAGTCCTTCGGCTCCATGATCCGTGGCGGCTCCGGGGAGGCCGTGCAGCTGAAGCTGGAGGGTGAGGGGTTCGTGGTCGTGCGGCCGAGCGAGCTTACCCCGCAGAAGGCTCAGCAGCACTGA
- a CDS encoding LysR family transcriptional regulator ArgP translates to MMSQLPLDLVRTLLAVVDEGTFDAAAGALHVTPSAVSQRVKALEQRVGRVLLIREKPVRPTDSGEVIVRFARQLARLEHDAQDALGLTGAGEATRVSIAVNADSLATWFLPALTRVPEELRPCYELLREDEQHTARLLREGLVMAAITSAPDAVAGCSVRALGRMRYVPCAAPAFAERWLGVGSGVRLQEVIVDAPVVFFDRRDEFQNAFVRRLTRGRPAGARRHYVPTSEGFVDAVVAGMGWGMVPAAQAERLLDTGRLVNLAPDRTAHAPLFWQQWKLDSPALTAVAEAVAAEAAETLDP, encoded by the coding sequence GTGATGTCTCAGCTTCCGCTCGATCTGGTGCGCACCCTGCTCGCGGTGGTGGACGAGGGCACGTTCGACGCGGCGGCCGGTGCGCTGCATGTGACGCCGTCGGCGGTCAGCCAGCGGGTCAAGGCGCTGGAGCAGCGGGTCGGCCGGGTCCTGCTGATCCGGGAGAAGCCGGTGCGGCCGACCGACTCCGGCGAGGTGATCGTCCGGTTCGCACGTCAGCTGGCCCGTCTCGAACACGACGCGCAGGACGCCCTCGGTCTGACCGGCGCCGGGGAGGCCACGCGCGTGTCGATCGCGGTGAACGCCGACTCGCTCGCCACCTGGTTCCTGCCCGCCCTGACCCGGGTGCCCGAGGAACTGCGCCCCTGTTACGAGCTGCTCCGCGAGGACGAGCAGCACACGGCCCGGCTGCTGCGCGAGGGGCTGGTGATGGCAGCGATCACTTCGGCGCCGGACGCCGTGGCCGGCTGCTCGGTGCGGGCGCTGGGCCGGATGCGGTACGTGCCCTGTGCCGCTCCCGCCTTCGCGGAGCGATGGCTCGGCGTCGGTTCGGGCGTGCGGCTGCAGGAGGTGATCGTCGACGCGCCGGTCGTGTTCTTCGACCGGCGGGACGAGTTCCAGAACGCCTTCGTCCGACGGCTGACGCGCGGCCGTCCGGCCGGCGCCCGTCGGCATTACGTGCCGACGTCGGAGGGCTTCGTCGACGCCGTGGTCGCCGGGATGGGCTGGGGCATGGTGCCCGCCGCCCAGGCCGAGCGGCTGCTCGACACCGGACGGCTCGTCAACCTGGCGCCGGACCGGACCGCGCACGCCCCGCTGTTCTGGCAGCAGTGGAAGCTCGACTCCCCCGCGCTGACCGCCGTGGCGGAGGCGGTCGCCGCCGAGGCCGCCGAGACGCTCGACCCCTGA
- a CDS encoding LysE/ArgO family amino acid transporter encodes MTALATGFGTGLSLIVAIGAQNAFVLRQGLHRAAVLPVVAICALSDAALIALGVGGVGAVVVAWPSALSAVALVGGGFLVVYGVLAARRVLRPGDDALRTENGTAGSRRRAVLTCLALTWLNPHVYLDTVFLLGSIAADQGSLRWTFGLGAAFSSLCWFAALGFGARLLSRFLSRPSAWRVLDGLVAVTMLALGGMLIAGA; translated from the coding sequence ATGACCGCCCTCGCCACCGGATTCGGCACCGGCCTCTCCCTCATCGTCGCCATCGGCGCCCAGAACGCCTTCGTCCTGCGCCAGGGACTGCACCGGGCCGCCGTGCTCCCGGTGGTGGCCATCTGCGCCCTCTCCGACGCGGCCCTGATCGCCCTCGGCGTCGGCGGGGTGGGCGCCGTGGTCGTCGCCTGGCCCAGCGCGCTGAGCGCCGTCGCCCTGGTCGGCGGCGGATTCCTCGTGGTCTACGGCGTCCTCGCCGCGCGTCGCGTCCTGCGGCCCGGCGACGACGCGCTCCGGACGGAGAACGGGACGGCGGGCTCCCGGCGCCGGGCCGTCCTCACCTGTCTGGCACTGACCTGGCTCAACCCCCATGTCTACCTCGACACCGTGTTCCTGCTCGGCTCGATCGCCGCCGACCAGGGGTCCCTGCGCTGGACCTTCGGCTTGGGCGCCGCCTTCTCCAGCCTCTGCTGGTTCGCCGCCCTCGGCTTCGGCGCCCGGCTGCTCAGCCGCTTCCTGTCCCGCCCGTCGGCCTGGCGCGTCCTCGACGGCCTGGTCGCGGTGACGATGCTGGCGCTCGGGGGCATGCTGATCGCCGGGGCGTGA
- a CDS encoding MFS transporter, which yields MPVDTTKSSTGDDAAPEDDARKAPRRGWRRWAMDTRPLRRPAYRRLWSSTIVTAVGSQLTAVAVPKQIYDITGSSAWVGYASLAGLLPLVVFALWGGAVADSVDRRTLLLITNTGIAVTSVLFWVQAVTGLESVWALMALLALQQAFFGLNSPARNASVARLVPADELAAAAALGSTVMQLGLVAGPLLAGALIPLIGLAELYLIDALALCITLWAVYKLPSLPPGDTATTRRAGWREVVAGFRYIALHKVLLLSFLADIIAMVLGMPRALFPQLADTTYAPYGEGLALGLLFAAIPIGAVVGGLMSGTFSRSDRHGLMVIAAVMAWGAAVTGFGLSTSLWFAVVFLAAAGVADMVSMVFRGAILLSAATDEMRGRMQGVFTVVVAGGPRLADVLHGTAGAAFGARTAVVGGGLLVMAAMLLLALVTPALRRYRI from the coding sequence ATGCCCGTGGACACCACCAAGAGCAGCACCGGCGACGACGCCGCCCCGGAGGACGACGCCCGGAAGGCACCCCGCCGGGGCTGGCGCCGCTGGGCGATGGACACCCGTCCCCTGCGCCGTCCCGCCTACCGGCGCCTGTGGTCCTCGACCATCGTCACGGCGGTCGGCAGCCAGCTGACCGCCGTCGCCGTGCCCAAGCAGATCTACGACATCACCGGTTCCTCCGCCTGGGTCGGGTACGCGAGCCTCGCCGGCCTGCTGCCCCTGGTGGTCTTCGCGCTGTGGGGCGGCGCGGTCGCCGACAGCGTGGACCGCCGCACCCTGTTGCTCATCACCAACACCGGCATCGCCGTCACCTCGGTGCTGTTCTGGGTCCAGGCCGTCACCGGCCTCGAATCGGTGTGGGCGCTGATGGCCCTGCTCGCCCTCCAACAGGCCTTCTTCGGCCTCAACTCACCCGCCCGCAACGCCTCCGTGGCCCGTCTGGTCCCCGCCGACGAACTGGCCGCGGCCGCCGCCCTCGGCTCGACCGTGATGCAACTGGGCCTGGTGGCCGGGCCGTTGCTCGCCGGTGCCCTCATCCCGCTCATCGGCCTGGCCGAGCTGTACCTGATCGACGCGCTGGCCCTCTGCATCACCCTCTGGGCGGTCTACAAGCTGCCCTCACTGCCGCCCGGGGACACCGCGACGACCCGGCGCGCAGGCTGGCGGGAGGTCGTCGCGGGCTTCCGCTACATCGCCCTGCACAAGGTGCTCCTGCTGTCCTTCCTCGCCGACATCATCGCGATGGTCCTGGGCATGCCCCGCGCACTCTTCCCACAGCTGGCCGACACCACGTACGCGCCCTACGGCGAAGGACTCGCCCTGGGCCTGCTGTTCGCCGCCATCCCGATCGGCGCCGTCGTCGGCGGACTGATGTCGGGCACCTTCTCGCGCTCCGACCGGCACGGCCTCATGGTCATCGCGGCCGTCATGGCCTGGGGCGCGGCCGTCACGGGCTTCGGGCTGAGCACCAGCCTGTGGTTCGCCGTGGTGTTCCTCGCCGCCGCCGGTGTCGCGGACATGGTCTCCATGGTCTTCCGCGGCGCCATCCTGCTGTCCGCCGCCACCGACGAGATGCGCGGCCGCATGCAGGGCGTCTTCACCGTGGTCGTGGCCGGCGGCCCCCGCCTCGCCGATGTCCTGCACGGCACCGCCGGCGCGGCCTTCGGCGCCCGTACGGCCGTCGTCGGCGGCGGTCTGCTCGTCATGGCCGCGATGCTCCTACTGGCCCTGGTGACACCGGCGTTGCGGCGGTACCGGATCTGA
- a CDS encoding MarR family winged helix-turn-helix transcriptional regulator: MDERQPPLDRVARIQADWRRERPDVDVTPQGVIGRLHRLADRLTEELCLVYGRYGLSEGEFDVLCALRRAGEPFERAPGELAAHTMVTTGAMTKRIDRLERAGLVTRRRAEDDQRGRIVALTGPGRELIDEAFTDHMRNERRLLDLLTSAEAGSLETVLTAWLSRMEHPGPSDDG; the protein is encoded by the coding sequence ATGGACGAACGTCAACCACCGCTGGACCGTGTGGCCCGCATCCAGGCCGACTGGCGCCGCGAGCGGCCCGACGTCGACGTCACCCCGCAAGGAGTGATCGGCCGGCTGCACCGCCTCGCCGACCGGCTCACGGAGGAGCTCTGCCTCGTCTACGGCCGTTACGGGCTCAGCGAGGGAGAGTTCGACGTGCTGTGCGCGCTGCGCCGGGCCGGCGAGCCCTTCGAGCGGGCGCCCGGCGAGCTCGCCGCGCACACCATGGTCACCACCGGCGCGATGACGAAGCGGATCGACCGCCTGGAGCGGGCCGGGCTCGTCACCCGCCGCCGTGCGGAGGACGACCAGCGCGGCCGGATCGTCGCCCTCACCGGGCCGGGACGCGAACTCATCGACGAGGCGTTCACGGACCACATGCGCAACGAACGCCGTCTGCTGGATCTGCTGACATCGGCCGAGGCCGGGTCACTCGAAACGGTGCTCACGGCCTGGCTGTCCCGCATGGAGCATCCAGGCCCTTCCGACGACGGGTGA
- a CDS encoding alpha-ketoglutarate-dependent dioxygenase AlkB → MAMHLQGSLFDQSDDLRLGPLDGLRRRELSAGAWVDLLPGWLGGADALFTRLAEEVPWKAERRQMYEQVVDVPRLLAFYGAEVALPHPVLDEAREALSAHYAAELGEPFATAGLCYYRDGRDSVAWHGDRIGRGAREDTMVAILSVGDPRDLALRPHRGGETLRFPLGHGDLIVMGGSCQRTWDHAVPKSTRAVGPRISIQFRPQGVH, encoded by the coding sequence ATGGCCATGCACCTCCAGGGCTCCCTCTTCGACCAGTCCGACGACCTCCGCCTCGGCCCTCTCGACGGACTGCGCCGCCGTGAGCTGAGTGCCGGGGCCTGGGTCGATCTGCTGCCCGGGTGGCTCGGCGGGGCCGACGCGCTGTTCACGCGGCTCGCCGAAGAAGTGCCCTGGAAGGCCGAACGGCGGCAGATGTACGAGCAGGTCGTGGACGTACCCCGCCTGCTCGCCTTCTACGGCGCCGAGGTCGCCCTCCCGCACCCCGTCCTGGACGAGGCCCGGGAGGCGCTCTCCGCGCACTACGCCGCCGAACTGGGCGAACCCTTCGCCACGGCGGGCCTGTGCTACTACCGCGACGGCCGGGACAGCGTGGCCTGGCACGGCGACCGGATCGGGCGGGGCGCCCGGGAGGACACGATGGTGGCCATCCTGTCCGTGGGCGACCCCCGCGATCTGGCCCTGCGCCCGCACCGCGGCGGGGAGACCCTGCGGTTCCCGCTGGGGCACGGCGATCTGATCGTGATGGGCGGCTCCTGCCAGCGCACCTGGGACCACGCGGTACCCAAGTCGACGCGGGCGGTGGGGCCGCGCATCAGCATCCAGTTCCGCCCGCAGGGCGTGCACTAG
- a CDS encoding aldo/keto reductase produces the protein MEYVKLGSTGLDVSRICVGCMSFGAPDRGTHEWTLDEEASRPLIRQALDAGINFFDTANVYSDGTSEEIVGRALAEFARREEIVVATKVNGAMHQGPNAWGLSRKAIMTEIDNSLRRLGTDYVDLYQIHRFDPNTPVEETMEALHDVVKAGKARYIGASSMYAWQFAKMQSTARLNGWTRFVSMQNHYNLLYREEEREMLPLCEDQSVATLPWSPLARGRLTRDWGTVTERTETDSFGKTLYQEGDREIVDAVTRIAGEHGVPRARVALAWLLSRPTVTAPIVGATKPHHLDDAVASLDLTLTQKETEELERPYTPRAISGH, from the coding sequence ATGGAGTACGTGAAGCTCGGTTCGACGGGTCTGGACGTGTCCCGGATCTGTGTGGGATGCATGAGTTTCGGCGCCCCCGACCGGGGCACGCACGAGTGGACCCTGGACGAGGAGGCGTCACGCCCGTTGATCCGGCAGGCGCTGGACGCCGGGATCAACTTCTTCGACACGGCGAACGTCTACTCGGACGGCACCAGTGAGGAGATCGTCGGCCGCGCGCTCGCGGAGTTCGCGCGCCGCGAGGAGATCGTCGTCGCGACCAAGGTGAACGGCGCCATGCACCAGGGCCCCAACGCCTGGGGTCTGTCCCGCAAGGCGATCATGACGGAGATCGACAACAGCCTGCGGCGTCTCGGCACCGACTACGTGGACCTCTACCAGATCCACCGCTTCGACCCCAACACCCCGGTCGAAGAGACGATGGAGGCCCTGCACGACGTGGTGAAGGCGGGCAAGGCCCGCTACATCGGGGCGAGTTCGATGTACGCCTGGCAGTTCGCCAAGATGCAGTCCACCGCCCGCCTGAACGGCTGGACGCGCTTCGTGTCCATGCAGAACCACTACAACCTCCTCTACCGCGAGGAGGAGCGCGAGATGCTCCCGCTGTGCGAGGACCAGAGCGTCGCCACCCTGCCCTGGAGCCCGCTCGCCCGAGGCCGCCTCACCCGCGACTGGGGCACCGTCACCGAACGCACCGAGACCGACAGCTTCGGCAAGACCCTCTACCAGGAGGGGGACCGCGAGATCGTCGACGCCGTCACCCGCATCGCCGGCGAGCACGGCGTGCCCCGGGCCCGGGTCGCCCTCGCCTGGCTGCTGAGCCGGCCCACCGTGACCGCCCCCATCGTCGGCGCCACCAAGCCGCACCACCTCGACGACGCCGTGGCCTCCCTGGACCTCACCCTCACGCAGAAGGAGACCGAAGAGCTGGAGCGGCCCTACACGCCCCGCGCGATCAGCGGGCACTGA
- the melC1 gene encoding apotyrosinase chaperone MelC1 codes for MPDITRRHALGAAVALAVTAGAPLTAAAADDHGDHGGHDGPEAFDEVYRGRRIQGRPAEGGGHHHGAVYAVFVDGVELHVMRNADGSWISVVSHYSPVPNPRAAARAAVDELQGARLVPFN; via the coding sequence ATGCCCGACATCACCCGCCGCCACGCGCTCGGAGCCGCGGTCGCGCTGGCCGTGACCGCCGGTGCCCCGCTCACCGCCGCGGCCGCCGACGACCACGGCGACCACGGCGGCCACGACGGGCCCGAGGCCTTCGACGAGGTCTACCGGGGGCGCCGGATACAGGGCCGCCCGGCCGAGGGCGGCGGTCACCATCACGGGGCCGTTTACGCCGTGTTCGTCGACGGGGTCGAGCTGCATGTGATGCGGAACGCCGACGGCAGCTGGATCAGCGTCGTCAGCCACTACTCCCCCGTGCCGAACCCGCGCGCCGCCGCCCGCGCGGCGGTCGACGAACTGCAGGGCGCCCGGCTCGTCCCCTTCAACTGA
- a CDS encoding FAD-dependent monooxygenase has product MKIACVGGGPASLYFSILMKRQDPSHDITVHERNPAGSTYGWGVTYWSELLDKLREKDPATALAISENSVHWNSGVAHVRDRTTVQPGDDGFGIGRRRLLELLAERARALGVRVEYEHEVTADDLPDADLVVAGDGVNSAVRERYAGHFGSDIALGRNAYAWLGTTKVYDAFTFSFQETGHGWIWAYAYPFSGEQSTCVIECSPKTLSGLGLDRLGEADGLALLEKLFADILDGHPLLGRAQGDGTAQWLNFRTLTNRAWHHGNVVLLGDAAHTTHYSIGAGTTLALEDAICLAEALAAHPEAEAALAAYERRRKSELLRLQSAARYSAQWYENIQRYIDLPPEQMFALLGQRHSPLLPYVPPQLYYRLDRAAGRLEALRRFKRWLGPKLARTSQSRALADRN; this is encoded by the coding sequence GTGAAGATCGCGTGCGTCGGCGGAGGGCCCGCAAGCCTGTACTTCTCGATCCTGATGAAGCGGCAGGACCCGTCCCACGACATCACCGTCCATGAACGGAACCCGGCCGGGTCGACGTACGGCTGGGGCGTCACCTACTGGTCCGAGCTGCTGGACAAGCTCCGCGAGAAGGACCCCGCGACGGCCCTCGCCATCAGCGAGAACTCCGTCCACTGGAACAGCGGGGTCGCCCATGTCCGCGACCGTACGACGGTCCAGCCCGGCGACGACGGTTTCGGCATCGGCCGGCGCCGCCTGCTCGAACTGCTCGCCGAACGAGCCCGGGCCCTCGGCGTACGCGTGGAATACGAGCACGAGGTCACCGCCGACGACCTGCCGGACGCCGACCTCGTCGTCGCGGGCGACGGAGTCAACAGCGCGGTGCGCGAGCGGTACGCCGGCCACTTCGGCAGCGACATCGCACTCGGCCGCAACGCCTACGCCTGGCTCGGCACCACCAAGGTCTACGACGCCTTCACCTTCTCCTTCCAGGAGACCGGCCACGGCTGGATCTGGGCCTACGCCTACCCGTTCAGCGGCGAGCAGAGCACCTGTGTCATCGAGTGCTCCCCGAAGACGCTGAGCGGCCTGGGCCTGGACCGGCTGGGTGAGGCGGACGGGCTGGCCCTGCTGGAGAAGCTCTTCGCCGACATTCTGGACGGCCACCCGCTGCTGGGCCGGGCCCAGGGCGACGGCACCGCCCAGTGGCTCAACTTCCGTACCCTGACCAACCGCGCCTGGCACCACGGCAACGTCGTCCTGCTCGGCGACGCCGCCCACACCACGCACTACTCCATCGGCGCCGGCACCACCCTCGCCCTGGAGGACGCGATCTGCCTGGCCGAAGCCCTCGCCGCCCACCCGGAGGCGGAGGCCGCGCTCGCCGCTTACGAGCGGCGCCGCAAGTCCGAACTCCTCCGGCTGCAGAGCGCGGCCCGCTACAGCGCCCAGTGGTACGAGAACATCCAGCGGTACATCGACCTTCCCCCGGAGCAGATGTTCGCCCTCCTCGGCCAGCGGCACTCCCCGCTGCTGCCGTACGTGCCGCCGCAGCTCTACTACCGCCTCGACCGCGCCGCCGGCCGACTGGAGGCCCTGCGCCGCTTCAAGCGCTGGCTGGGCCCGAAGCTGGCGCGGACGTCGCAGTCGCGTGCCCTCGCCGACCGGAACTAG